The following coding sequences are from one Patagioenas fasciata isolate bPatFas1 chromosome 23, bPatFas1.hap1, whole genome shotgun sequence window:
- the TMEM51 gene encoding transmembrane protein 51 — MAQSRTNGSHYALTAIGLGMLVLGIIMAVWNLVPGFGPTDKPATHAGNSSKPDRGTGGILKSKTFSVAYVLVGAGVLLLLLSICLNIRDKKRQSEDIVHVQHQASPEPSHQEDSQEEDEDTSSQYYVPSYEEVMNSGYSEPRDSDRGPRLSVSLPSYESLTGLDESTQTPATAGTEPGTERHPSRHNSRLSKHLKPLKVRRIKSEKLHLKDIRLNLAEGNSSVPVTIEPLTPPPKYEEIEEKAPESRQMT; from the exons ATGGCCCAGTCCCGCACCAATGGCTCGCACTACGCCCTGACGGCCATCGGGCTGGGGATGCTCGTCCTCGGCATCATCATGGCCGTCTGGAACCTCGTCCCCGGCTTCGGCCCCACCGACAAACCCGCCACCCACGCTGGGAACAGCAGCAAGCCCGACCGCGGCACCGGGGGCATTTTGAAGAGTAAGACCTTCTCGGTGGCGTACGTGTTGGTGGGAGccggggtgctgctgctgctgctctccatcTGCTTGAATATCCGCGACAAGAAGAGGCAAAGCGAAGACATCGTTCACGTGCAGCACCAAGCGTCTCCAGAGCCCTCGCACCAGGAGGACAG tcaAGAAGAGGATGAAGACACATCTTCCCAGTACTACGTCCCCAGCTACGAGGAGGTGATGAACTCGGGCTACTCCGAGCCCAGAGACTCGGACAGGGGCCCCCGGCTCAGCGTCTCCCTCCCCTCCTATGAGTCGCTGACGGGGCTGGATGAGAGCACCCAGACACCGGCCACGGCCGGCACGGAGCCCGGCACGGAACGGCACCCCAGCCGCCACAACTCGCGCCTCAGCAAACACCTGAAGCCGCTCAAGGTCCGGAGGATCAAGTCGGAGAAGCTGCACCTGAAGGACATCAGGTTAAACCTGGCCGAAGGGAACAGCAGCGTCCCCGTCACGATAGAGCCGCTCACCCCTCCGCCCAAGTACGAGGAGATTGAGGAGAAAGCGCCAGAGAGCCGACAAATGACTTAA